The following proteins come from a genomic window of Labeo rohita strain BAU-BD-2019 chromosome 25, IGBB_LRoh.1.0, whole genome shotgun sequence:
- the mespab gene encoding mesoderm posterior ab encodes MEFNFSPYMLQGAKSQIEYERSSTTMDAGYFSACGSLSPSSSIDSGCFSPPASCWGAGRSTGKPDIDCAPAKKPRLALPADGKRRSRSKNPGTKRQTASEREKLRMRDLTKALHHLRTYLPASVAPAGQTLTKIETLRLTISYISYLSAQLEQSEETFNHETTSRCYSQDTSDRLQNGLLSETWGLDEPQGLVQDNVQYCPTFTTFSDSPQQMENNFPSTSNFRDAQSYMFPCTTTHNATYSHQFFQ; translated from the exons ATGGAGTTTAACTTTTCTCCTTATATGCTCCAGGGAGCCAAATCCCAGATTGAATACGAGCGATCATCTACCACCATGGATGCTGGGTACTTCAGTGCCTGTGGCAGCCTTTCTCCAAGTTCCTCCATTGATTCTGGATGTTTTTCTCCTCCTGCAAGCTGTTGGGGAGCTGGAAGATCCACTGGGAAACCCGACATTGACTGCGCACCGGCTAAAAAACCAAGATTAGCTCTACCGGCTGATGGAAAGAGACGTTCCAGGTCTAAAAACCCTGGAACGAAGCGTCAGACGGCCAGTGAAAGAGAGAAGCTCAGGATGAGGGATCTCACCAAGGCTCTCCATCATCTCAGAACCTACTTACCTGCTTCTGTGGCTCCTGCTGGACAAACCCTGACCAAGATTGAGACCCTTCGTCTCACTATAAGCTACATCTCGTATCTTTCTGCTCAGCTGGAACAGTCTGAGGAGACCTTCAACCATGAAACAACATCAAGATGCTACTCACAAGATACCTCAGATAGGCTTCAGAATGGTCTGCTTTCTGAAACCTGGGGTCTGGATGAGCCACAGGGACTTGTGCAAGACAATGTCCAGTATTGTCCAACATTCACAACCTTTAGTGATTCACCACAACAGATGGAAAACAACTTCCCTTCTACTTCAAACTTCAGAGATGCACAATCTTATATG TTTCCCTGCACAACAACACACAATGCTACATACAGCCATCAGTTTTTCCAATGA